From one Sardina pilchardus chromosome 6, fSarPil1.1, whole genome shotgun sequence genomic stretch:
- the LOC134082311 gene encoding nuclear receptor coactivator 7-like, translating to MAPEVDNYCAIYFASNGEEPFVKIIRHHKGRQSLCSLEDEKPEDMRPELRDPSEILLDQHLERLVAHLPARTQGYPWQLLYSTAVHGTSLRTLYSNMASIDRPVLLVIKDMKKQVFGAFSSHPFRMSRSCYGTGETFLYTFSPEFKMFSWTGENSYFLKGFRDSLQLGGGGGPFGLWLDADLNRGSSFSCSTFNNQPLSGHHDFAVQELEVWTFE from the exons atggCGCCAGAagtagacaattactgtgccaTTTACTTTGCAAGCAATGGTGAAGAACCCTTTGTGAAG ATCATCAGACACCATAAGGGCAGACAAAGCTTATGTAGCTTGGAGGATGAAAAGCCTGAAGATATGCGTCCAGAGCTGAGAGACCCCAGTGAAATACTACTGGATCAACACCTTGAAAGA CTGGTCGCCCACCTACCTGCTCGAACTCAAGGCTATCCATGGCAACTGTTGTACAGTACAGCTGTTCATGGCACCAGCCTCAGAACTCTCTACAGCAATATGGCGAGCATAGACAGGCCTGTTCTCCTTGTCATCAAGGACATGAAAAAACAG GTGTTTGGTGCTTTCTCCTCCCATCCTTTCCGAATGAGCAGAAGCTGCTATGGAACAGGAGAGACCTTCCTCTACACCTTCAGTCCAGAGTTTAAG ATGTTCAGCTGGACTGGGGAAAACTCCTACTTTCTGAAGGGCTTCAGAGATTCTCTACAGTTAGGGGGAGGCGG GGGTCCCTTTGGACTCTGGCTTGATGCTGATCTGAATCGTGGCTCCAGCTTTTCTTGCAGCACTTTTAACAACCAGCCTCTCTCTGGCCACCATGACTTCGCTGTGCAGGAGCTGGAGGTATGGACGTTTGAGTGA
- the si:dkey-7j14.6 gene encoding uncharacterized protein si:dkey-7j14.6: protein MPTNGLKVVTTVVPLEDHCDLPMTNVTVTESKKPAMQYEKVPEMTRLFQKGYPMQLGMVQIFLGMMAVSLGVLGFLSSEILGEVPLCLGIFVIISGSVSAAAHKGRHVRLIKGTLAMNIISSLLALAAIGYFCWELANQRHVECQNYQDGDRSYDRMFSACVQHKSVINGMKGLLLVMAVFEVCVSTTISVFSVKAIKQQSFDQLVGDKGSSTAPGAAFDSTVPLLKEEDVAAPASP from the exons ATGCCTACTAATGGGCTTAAGGTTGTCACAACAGTGGTTCCACTGGAGGACCACTGTGACCTTCCCATGACTAATGTTACTGTTACAGAATCTAAAAAGCCGGCCATGCAATATGAAAAAGTGCCTGAAATGACCAGGCTCTTTCAAAAAGGCTATCCCATGCAACTTGGA ATGGTGCAGATATTCCTTGGGATGATGGCAGTATCACTTGGTGTGCTAGGCTTCTTGTCATCTGAGATCCTTGGGGAGGTCCCTCTGTGTCTAGGAATATTT GTTATCATTTCAGGATCAGTATCTGCTGCGGCACATAAAGGAAGGCATGTTCGTCTG ATTAAAGGAACATTGGCCATGAACATCATCAGTTCTCTGTTGGCCCTAGCTGCCATTGGATACTTTTGCTGGGAACTGGCCAATCAGCGACATGTTGAATGCCAAAATTATCAAGACGGAGATCGTTCTTACGATCGTATGTTCTCAGCTTGTGTGCAGCACAAG AGTGTGATCAATGGAATGAAAGGATTATTGTTGGTCATGGCTGTGTTCGAGGTCTGTGTTTCCACCACAATCTCAGTCTTCTCTGTGAAAGCCATCAAACAGCAGTCTTTTGATCAACTG GTTGGTGATAAAGGGTCCAGCACTGCACCTGGCGCTGCCTTTGATAGCACTGTTCCTCTGCTTAAGGAAGAGGACGTCGCTGCTCCTGCCTCACCTtga